In Alicyclobacillus macrosporangiidus CPP55, a single window of DNA contains:
- a CDS encoding NCS2 family permease, with protein sequence METLFQLKKYNTTVSREIIAGLTTFFTMAYILLVNPIILSGTGMDKNAVFFATCVGAGIVTLLMGLFVNYPIALAPGMGLNAYFAVIAGKHPGGIDWRVALGCVFVSGIIFIILTITRIRQMLVEAVPDSLKYAITTGIGLFITIIGFKIGGLMSMQFIGGQPTQYTPGSFIDNSSWLPDLGSLHDKGVLLTLIGLLLTGALMALRVPAGMLIGILATTIIGIPMGVTNLSGLHSASFVPNFSNLAVGALDLRGVFDYGLVTALFTFTFVELFDTFGTLVGTANKAGLLEGEEGKRRLGRAMLVDAFGVSFGALLGTSTITAFVESGSGIAAGGRTGLTASTVGVLFLLSIFFAPLALVVPDQATAPALIIVGVLMMSAVTKIDWDNFGLALPAFLTIITMPLTYSISNGIAVGFTAFVVINAILAVFRRDLYTRIHWLMVVIVILAVWRYGWML encoded by the coding sequence ACGCTGTTTCAATTGAAGAAATACAACACCACCGTGAGCCGGGAGATCATCGCGGGGCTGACGACCTTTTTCACGATGGCCTACATCCTGCTGGTCAACCCCATCATCCTCAGCGGCACGGGCATGGACAAGAACGCGGTGTTCTTCGCCACCTGCGTGGGGGCGGGGATCGTCACGCTGCTGATGGGCCTGTTCGTCAACTATCCCATCGCGCTGGCGCCCGGGATGGGGTTGAACGCGTATTTCGCCGTGATCGCCGGGAAACACCCGGGCGGCATCGATTGGCGGGTGGCGTTGGGGTGTGTGTTCGTCTCGGGCATCATCTTCATCATCCTGACGATCACGCGCATCCGCCAGATGCTCGTCGAGGCGGTGCCGGATTCGCTGAAGTACGCCATCACGACGGGCATTGGCCTGTTCATCACCATCATCGGCTTTAAGATCGGCGGCCTCATGTCGATGCAGTTCATCGGCGGGCAGCCGACGCAGTACACGCCGGGATCGTTCATCGACAACAGCTCGTGGCTGCCGGACCTCGGGTCGCTGCACGACAAGGGCGTGCTGCTGACGCTCATCGGCCTGCTGCTGACGGGGGCGTTGATGGCCCTGCGCGTGCCGGCGGGCATGTTGATTGGCATCTTGGCCACCACCATCATCGGGATCCCGATGGGGGTGACGAATCTCAGCGGTCTGCACAGCGCGTCGTTCGTCCCGAACTTCTCCAACCTGGCGGTCGGCGCGCTCGATCTGCGCGGGGTGTTCGACTACGGATTGGTGACGGCCCTCTTCACCTTCACGTTCGTGGAGCTGTTCGACACCTTCGGCACCCTGGTCGGCACCGCGAACAAGGCGGGCCTGCTCGAAGGGGAGGAGGGCAAGCGGCGCCTGGGCCGCGCGATGCTGGTCGACGCCTTCGGCGTCAGCTTCGGGGCGCTGCTCGGAACCAGCACCATCACGGCGTTTGTGGAGAGCGGCTCCGGCATCGCGGCCGGCGGCCGCACGGGCCTGACGGCGTCGACGGTGGGCGTATTGTTCCTGTTGTCCATCTTCTTCGCGCCGCTGGCTTTGGTGGTACCGGATCAGGCGACGGCGCCGGCCCTCATCATCGTCGGGGTTCTGATGATGAGCGCGGTGACCAAGATCGACTGGGACAACTTTGGCCTCGCGCTGCCGGCGTTCCTCACCATCATCACGATGCCGCTGACTTACAGCATCTCCAACGGCATTGCGGTCGGATTCACGGCGTTTGTCGTCATCAACGCCATCCTGGCCGTGTTCCGTCGCGACCTGTACACGCGCATCCACTGGTTGATGGTCGTCATCGTCATCCTCGCCGTCTGGCGCTACGGCTGGATGCTGTGA
- the purE gene encoding 5-(carboxyamino)imidazole ribonucleotide mutase — protein MQPWVGVIMGSQSDWETMRHACAVLEELEIPYEKRVVSAHRTPDWMFEYAQTAEARGLEVIIAGAGGAAHLPGMVAAKTVLPVIGVPVKTSALQGLDSLLSIVQMPGGVPVATVAIGPAGATNAGLLAAEILGVKHPDLRDRLRDRRRKTAEQVLAYSVPGDGDA, from the coding sequence GTGCAACCTTGGGTCGGCGTCATCATGGGCAGCCAATCCGACTGGGAGACGATGCGGCACGCGTGCGCCGTGCTGGAAGAGCTGGAGATCCCGTATGAGAAGCGGGTGGTGTCAGCGCATCGGACGCCCGATTGGATGTTCGAGTACGCGCAGACCGCAGAGGCGAGGGGATTGGAGGTCATCATCGCCGGGGCCGGGGGAGCCGCCCACCTGCCCGGGATGGTGGCGGCGAAGACGGTGCTGCCGGTGATCGGGGTGCCGGTGAAGACCTCGGCCCTGCAGGGGCTCGACTCCTTGCTCTCCATCGTGCAGATGCCGGGCGGCGTCCCGGTGGCGACGGTGGCTATCGGCCCGGCGGGGGCGACCAACGCGGGCCTGCTGGCGGCCGAGATCCTCGGGGTCAAGCACCCGGACCTGCGGGATCGCCTGCGGGATCGAAGGCGAAAGACGGCCGAGCAGGTATTGGCCTATTCTGTGCCGGGTGATGGCGATGCGTGA
- a CDS encoding 5-(carboxyamino)imidazole ribonucleotide synthase → MRDTRVILPGQTIGILGGGQLGRMMAIAARQMGYGVTTLDPTPQSPCGQIADHQVVAALDDAEAARTLARHSDVVTYEFENVDAAVAEALEQEAYLPQGSRLLYVTQHRLREKTAVQSAGVPVAPFRPAADRAGLRRAVADIGLPCVVKTTRGGYDGKGQWVIRSLDDLAAIPDAVFTGGAKPALAGVLDGAGGPAAVWARADAAETDAGAAAADDVAAPLIVEGFVPFVAEVSVLVARRADGRMVSFPPAENVHQDGILHLSIVPARLPDAVLARAVAAAERVAVALDAVGVLAVEMFVTADGQVLVNELAPRPHNSGHYTIDACDTSQFEQHVRAICHLELAEPRLRTPVVMVNVLGQHLDAVLRGMPHWPGHVKVHLYGKREARTGRKMGHVNVLADDVQTALAEIQRLGVWGGDAGAP, encoded by the coding sequence ATGCGTGACACGCGCGTCATCCTGCCGGGGCAGACCATCGGTATCCTCGGCGGCGGCCAGCTGGGGCGCATGATGGCCATTGCTGCGCGGCAGATGGGGTACGGCGTGACGACGCTCGATCCGACGCCCCAGAGCCCCTGCGGGCAGATTGCGGACCACCAGGTGGTGGCCGCCCTCGACGACGCGGAGGCGGCCCGGACCTTGGCGCGGCACAGCGACGTGGTGACCTACGAGTTCGAAAACGTGGACGCGGCGGTCGCCGAGGCACTGGAGCAGGAGGCATACCTGCCGCAGGGCAGCCGTCTGCTGTACGTGACGCAGCACCGGCTGCGCGAGAAGACGGCGGTGCAATCGGCGGGAGTCCCGGTGGCGCCGTTTCGGCCGGCCGCCGACCGGGCTGGGCTGCGCCGGGCGGTGGCGGACATCGGCCTGCCATGCGTGGTGAAGACCACGCGCGGCGGTTACGATGGCAAGGGCCAATGGGTGATCAGATCTCTGGACGATCTCGCCGCCATCCCGGACGCGGTGTTCACCGGCGGGGCTAAGCCCGCATTGGCCGGCGTGCTGGACGGTGCGGGTGGCCCCGCGGCGGTGTGGGCGCGTGCAGACGCTGCGGAAACGGATGCCGGGGCCGCGGCGGCGGACGACGTCGCGGCGCCGCTGATCGTCGAAGGCTTCGTACCGTTCGTCGCCGAGGTGTCGGTGCTCGTTGCGCGGCGGGCGGATGGACGGATGGTCAGCTTCCCTCCGGCGGAGAACGTGCATCAGGACGGCATCCTGCACCTGTCCATCGTGCCGGCGCGGCTGCCGGATGCGGTGCTGGCGCGGGCGGTGGCGGCGGCGGAGCGGGTGGCGGTGGCCTTAGATGCGGTCGGTGTGCTGGCGGTGGAGATGTTCGTCACCGCGGATGGACAGGTCCTGGTCAACGAGCTGGCGCCGAGGCCGCACAACTCCGGCCACTACACCATCGACGCGTGCGATACCTCGCAGTTCGAGCAGCATGTGCGGGCCATCTGCCACTTGGAACTGGCCGAGCCGCGGTTGCGCACGCCGGTGGTGATGGTCAATGTCCTTGGCCAGCACCTGGACGCCGTGCTGCGGGGGATGCCGCACTGGCCCGGGCACGTCAAGGTGCATCTATATGGAAAGCGCGAGGCAAGGACGGGGCGCAAGATGGGCCACGTGAACGTGTTGGCGGACGACGTACAGACGGCGCTGGCCGAAATCCAGCGGCTCGGCGTGTGGGGCGGCGACGCGGGAGCCCCGTGA
- the purB gene encoding adenylosuccinate lyase, with amino-acid sequence MIERYSRPEMAGLWTLEQRFRWWLEVEILACEAWAELGVIPREDVRAIREKARFDVDRVLEIEQETRHDVVAFTRAVSESLGPERKWVHYGLTSTDVVDTALSAQLQQAVKILRADIEQLIGTLADLAKRHKYTVMMGRTHGVHAEPTTFGLKVALWYAEMIRNLERFDAASERMRYGKISGAVGTYANVDPFVEQYVCEHLGLKPALISTQTLQRDRHAEFIFTLALIGTTLDKIATEIRGLQKSEVRELEEPFYKGQKGSSAMPHKRNPVSCEQVSGLARVLRGYVIPALEDVPLWHERDISHSSVERVILPDATILLDYLLHRMNRILRDLNVYPENMRRNMDRTFGLPFSQRVLTTLIDKGLSREEAYDTVQPCAMRAWEEGRPFIDILRESPVVREWLSDDELQACFDPSWHLKHVDTIFERLGL; translated from the coding sequence GTGATTGAACGGTATTCCCGGCCGGAGATGGCGGGGTTGTGGACGCTGGAGCAGCGGTTCCGCTGGTGGCTGGAGGTGGAGATCCTCGCTTGCGAGGCGTGGGCGGAGTTGGGCGTGATCCCGCGCGAGGACGTACGGGCCATCCGTGAAAAGGCCCGCTTCGACGTGGACCGGGTGCTGGAGATCGAGCAGGAGACCCGCCACGACGTGGTCGCCTTCACGCGGGCGGTGTCGGAGTCCCTCGGCCCCGAGCGCAAATGGGTGCACTACGGCCTGACCTCCACCGACGTGGTGGACACGGCGCTGTCGGCGCAACTGCAGCAGGCGGTGAAGATCCTGCGCGCGGACATCGAGCAGCTGATCGGCACCCTGGCCGATCTCGCGAAGCGCCACAAGTACACGGTGATGATGGGACGGACGCACGGCGTGCACGCGGAGCCGACCACGTTCGGACTCAAGGTGGCGCTCTGGTACGCGGAAATGATCCGCAATCTGGAGCGCTTTGATGCCGCGAGCGAGCGTATGCGCTACGGCAAGATCTCGGGCGCGGTGGGGACGTACGCGAATGTCGATCCGTTCGTCGAACAGTACGTCTGCGAACACCTGGGCCTCAAGCCGGCGCTCATCAGCACCCAGACCCTGCAGCGGGATCGCCATGCGGAGTTCATCTTCACGCTGGCGCTCATCGGGACCACGCTCGACAAGATCGCGACCGAGATCCGCGGCCTGCAGAAGTCGGAGGTACGGGAGCTGGAGGAGCCGTTCTACAAAGGCCAGAAGGGTTCGTCCGCGATGCCGCACAAGCGTAACCCCGTCTCCTGCGAGCAGGTGAGTGGCCTGGCGCGGGTGCTGCGCGGGTACGTGATCCCGGCGTTGGAGGACGTGCCGCTCTGGCACGAGCGGGACATCAGCCACTCCTCGGTGGAGCGCGTCATCCTGCCCGACGCCACCATCCTGCTCGATTACCTGCTCCACCGCATGAACCGCATCCTGCGCGACCTCAACGTGTACCCGGAGAACATGCGCCGCAACATGGACCGCACGTTCGGGCTCCCGTTCAGCCAGCGGGTGTTGACGACCCTGATTGACAAGGGCCTGTCGCGCGAAGAGGCGTACGACACGGTGCAGCCGTGCGCGATGCGCGCCTGGGAAGAGGGACGGCCCTTCATCGACATCCTCCGCGAGTCGCCGGTGGTGCGGGAGTGGCTCTCCGACGACGAACTCCAGGCGTGCTTCGATCCGTCCTGGCACCTGAAGCATGTGGATACGATTTTTGAGCGGCTGGGTCTGTGA
- the purC gene encoding phosphoribosylaminoimidazolesuccinocarboxamide synthase, with translation MEQGPLMYEGKAKKVYATSSPEHVIVEYKDDATAFNGQKRGVIAGKGVVNNRMSNLFFRLLEAYGIETHFVEELSERRTLVRKVEIVPVEVVVRNLAAGSMAKRLGIPEGTSLRRPIVEFYYKNDELGDPLVSEEHVEALGWASAGEIDTIRKTALRVNQVLGEFLAAQNVRLVDFKLEFGRTPGGRLLLADEISPDTCRFWDLTTGEKLDKDRFRRDLGGVEQAYEEMMRRVEGGLSR, from the coding sequence GTGGAACAGGGACCGCTGATGTACGAGGGCAAGGCGAAGAAGGTGTACGCCACGTCGTCGCCGGAGCACGTCATCGTCGAGTACAAGGACGACGCCACGGCGTTCAACGGCCAGAAGCGCGGCGTCATCGCCGGCAAAGGCGTCGTCAACAACCGCATGAGCAACCTGTTCTTCCGGCTGCTGGAGGCGTACGGCATCGAGACGCACTTCGTCGAGGAGCTGTCGGAGCGGCGGACGTTGGTGCGGAAGGTGGAGATCGTGCCGGTCGAGGTCGTGGTGCGAAACCTCGCCGCCGGCAGCATGGCCAAGCGGCTGGGCATCCCGGAGGGGACGTCGCTGCGCCGGCCGATTGTAGAATTCTACTACAAGAACGACGAGCTGGGCGATCCGCTGGTCAGCGAGGAGCACGTCGAGGCGCTCGGGTGGGCGAGTGCCGGCGAGATCGACACCATCCGGAAGACGGCCCTGCGGGTGAACCAGGTGCTCGGTGAATTTCTGGCGGCGCAAAACGTGCGGTTGGTGGACTTTAAGCTGGAGTTCGGGCGCACGCCCGGCGGGCGGCTGCTGCTGGCGGACGAGATCTCGCCCGACACCTGCCGCTTCTGGGACCTGACCACCGGCGAGAAACTCGACAAGGACCGCTTCCGCCGCGACCTGGGCGGGGTCGAGCAGGCGTACGAAGAGATGATGCGGCGCGTGGAAGGAGGCCTCAGCCGATGA
- the purS gene encoding phosphoribosylformylglycinamidine synthase subunit PurS, whose translation MKFDVKVHVWLKPSVFDPQGHAVENALHTLGYGGVERVRVGKYMELSVEAADRAEAEAKVAEMCQRVLCNPVVETYDFTLAAAGDPAGAAGAQSTAEADSAAAVLEPAGAIRNAGPAGTAKVGDGQ comes from the coding sequence ATGAAGTTCGACGTCAAGGTGCACGTGTGGTTGAAGCCGAGCGTGTTCGATCCGCAGGGCCACGCGGTGGAGAACGCCCTGCACACACTGGGCTACGGCGGCGTGGAGCGGGTCCGCGTCGGCAAGTACATGGAGCTGTCCGTGGAGGCGGCGGACCGTGCGGAGGCGGAGGCCAAGGTGGCCGAGATGTGCCAGCGCGTGCTGTGCAACCCGGTCGTGGAGACGTACGACTTCACGCTCGCGGCGGCGGGCGATCCCGCCGGCGCGGCGGGAGCGCAGAGCACGGCGGAGGCGGATTCCGCCGCGGCGGTGCTGGAGCCTGCGGGGGCAATCCGGAACGCCGGGCCGGCGGGTACCGCGAAAGTGGGTGACGGCCAGTGA
- the purF gene encoding amidophosphoribosyltransferase yields the protein MPFREEACEPRPGTARPGDPCAAQAEGGALACGDVEKDDRPREECGVFGVFGHPRAAQVTYYGLLALQHRGQEAAGIAASDGERMYSHKGLGLLSDVFRDGQLDTLQGSAAIGHVRYSTAGSNTVQNAQPITVLTHHGNLAMAHNGNLVNAGDLRRWLEKQGSLFQSTSDTEVVLHLIARAGRDTLVENIQNALSFIKGGYALVFLTERQLVAVRDPLGLRPLCLGRLGDGYVVASESCAFETTGAEFLRDVEPGELLAIDADGLRTFPPTHPTRRAMCTFEHIYFARPDSDIDGWNVHAVRKQLGRILAKHHPAEGDIVIGVPDSSISAASGFAEESGIPFEMGLVKNKYIARTFIQPAQELRDIGVRLKLNAVRSVVEGKRVVLIDDSIVRGTTSRRIVQLLREAGAREVHVRISSPPYRYTCHYGIDTSSKGQLIAARMSIGEICREIEADSLEYLTLAELMQAFGFREGERVPFCNACFSGQYPTEVYEEDKQAYERAGAAR from the coding sequence ATGCCGTTTCGTGAGGAGGCGTGCGAACCCCGCCCGGGCACGGCGCGCCCGGGAGACCCCTGCGCCGCGCAGGCCGAGGGCGGGGCGCTGGCCTGCGGGGATGTGGAGAAGGACGATCGCCCGCGCGAGGAGTGCGGCGTCTTCGGCGTGTTCGGTCACCCGCGCGCGGCCCAGGTGACGTACTACGGCCTGCTGGCCCTGCAGCACCGCGGCCAGGAGGCGGCCGGCATCGCCGCCAGCGACGGGGAACGGATGTACAGCCACAAGGGCCTGGGGCTGCTGAGCGACGTGTTCCGCGACGGCCAGCTCGATACCTTGCAGGGTTCCGCTGCCATCGGGCATGTGCGGTATTCGACGGCGGGATCGAATACGGTCCAGAACGCCCAGCCCATCACGGTGCTGACCCACCACGGCAATCTGGCGATGGCCCACAACGGCAACCTGGTCAACGCGGGCGACTTACGCCGCTGGTTGGAGAAGCAGGGGAGCCTGTTCCAGTCCACCTCGGACACGGAGGTGGTGCTGCACCTAATCGCCCGCGCAGGGCGCGACACGCTGGTGGAGAACATCCAGAACGCCCTGTCGTTCATCAAGGGCGGCTACGCGCTGGTGTTTCTCACCGAGCGCCAGCTGGTCGCCGTGCGCGATCCGCTCGGCCTGCGGCCCCTCTGCTTGGGCCGTCTGGGAGACGGGTACGTGGTGGCGTCGGAGTCGTGCGCCTTCGAGACCACCGGTGCGGAGTTCCTCCGGGACGTGGAGCCGGGCGAGCTCCTCGCCATCGACGCCGACGGCCTGCGCACCTTCCCGCCCACGCACCCGACCCGGCGCGCCATGTGCACCTTCGAGCACATCTACTTCGCCCGGCCGGACAGCGACATCGACGGCTGGAACGTGCACGCGGTGCGCAAGCAGCTCGGACGCATTCTGGCCAAGCACCACCCGGCCGAGGGGGACATCGTGATCGGCGTGCCCGACTCGAGCATCTCGGCCGCCTCCGGGTTCGCGGAGGAGAGCGGCATCCCGTTCGAGATGGGCCTGGTCAAGAACAAGTACATCGCCCGCACCTTCATCCAGCCGGCGCAGGAGCTGCGCGACATCGGGGTGCGGCTGAAGCTGAACGCAGTGCGGTCGGTGGTGGAAGGCAAGCGGGTGGTGTTGATCGACGACTCGATTGTGCGCGGCACCACCAGCCGCCGCATCGTGCAACTGCTGCGAGAGGCGGGCGCACGGGAGGTGCACGTCCGCATCTCCAGCCCGCCCTACCGCTACACCTGCCACTATGGCATCGACACCTCGTCGAAGGGGCAGCTGATTGCGGCCCGGATGTCGATCGGGGAGATCTGCCGGGAAATCGAGGCAGACTCCTTGGAGTACCTGACGCTGGCGGAGCTGATGCAGGCGTTCGGCTTCCGGGAAGGGGAGCGGGTGCCGTTCTGCAACGCCTGCTTCAGCGGGCAGTATCCGACCGAGGTGTACGAGGAAGACAAACAGGCGTACGAGCGCGCGGGCGCGGCGCGATAG
- the purM gene encoding phosphoribosylformylglycinamidine cyclo-ligase, with protein MTQAKEDLYRHDLYRSAGVDIDAGNEAAARYARVARRAWRPEVLGGIGGFGGGFALDVARYPQPVLVSGADGVGTKLKIAFATGRHDTIGIDCVAMCVNDILTAGAEPLFFLDYLAVGRLDVDVAERVVAGVAEGCARAGCALVGGETAEMPDMYPPGEYDLAGTAVGVVNRDQMVDGSTVRPGDVLLGLASDGVHSNGYSLVRKLIAQEGLGWDDAVPGWRGTVAEELLRPTRIYVRPVLDLLAAGLPVKAMAHITGGGLVENVPRCLPDGVSARIRAGSWPVPAVFRWLQSAAGLGFAEAARVWNMGIGFVLVMDPDVAGEAASRLAEAGELVFPIGEVVPGPRAVVWEGLA; from the coding sequence ATGACGCAGGCGAAGGAAGACTTGTATCGCCACGACTTGTACCGCAGCGCGGGGGTGGACATCGACGCTGGCAACGAGGCGGCCGCCCGCTATGCGCGAGTGGCCCGGCGCGCCTGGCGGCCGGAGGTGTTGGGGGGCATCGGCGGTTTCGGCGGCGGCTTCGCCCTCGACGTGGCGCGCTATCCGCAGCCGGTCTTGGTGTCCGGCGCGGACGGGGTCGGCACGAAGCTGAAGATCGCCTTTGCCACCGGGCGGCACGACACCATCGGGATCGACTGCGTGGCGATGTGCGTGAACGACATCCTCACGGCTGGGGCGGAGCCATTGTTTTTCCTCGACTACTTGGCAGTGGGCCGGCTCGACGTGGACGTGGCGGAGCGGGTGGTCGCCGGGGTGGCCGAGGGCTGCGCGCGTGCCGGGTGTGCACTGGTCGGCGGGGAGACCGCGGAGATGCCGGACATGTACCCGCCGGGCGAGTACGATCTCGCCGGCACCGCGGTCGGCGTGGTCAACCGCGACCAGATGGTGGACGGATCGACGGTGCGCCCCGGCGACGTGCTGCTGGGCCTGGCCAGCGACGGGGTGCACTCGAACGGGTACTCGCTGGTGCGCAAGCTCATCGCGCAGGAGGGCCTCGGCTGGGACGACGCGGTGCCGGGCTGGCGGGGGACGGTGGCGGAGGAGCTGCTGCGGCCGACGCGTATCTACGTGCGGCCGGTGTTGGACCTGTTGGCCGCGGGCCTACCCGTCAAGGCGATGGCGCACATCACCGGCGGCGGCTTGGTGGAGAACGTGCCGCGCTGCCTGCCCGACGGCGTCTCGGCGCGCATCCGGGCGGGATCGTGGCCGGTGCCGGCGGTGTTCCGCTGGCTCCAATCGGCCGCGGGGCTCGGCTTTGCCGAGGCGGCGCGGGTGTGGAACATGGGGATCGGGTTTGTCCTCGTGATGGACCCGGACGTCGCCGGCGAAGCCGCGAGCCGCCTGGCGGAGGCGGGCGAACTGGTGTTTCCCATCGGCGAGGTGGTGCCGGGGCCGCGCGCGGTCGTCTGGGAGGGCTTGGCATGA
- the purN gene encoding phosphoribosylglycinamide formyltransferase produces the protein MTGPNAWTAGGRLGPVRRTDAAGVGAGANDRCPIAVFASGTGSNLEAMLRQQCHNPLWPARVALVVSDKPGCRACEVARRAGVPVFAERVSAYPDKAAFEAAVLAQLRAHGVAGIALAGYMRIVGPTLLSAYPQRIVNLHPSLLPAFPGRQAVRDALAAGVRETGVTVHYVDEGIDTGPIIAQWRVPVDEGMTEEALLARVHAVEHALYPAVMGELARMWSIEDAAGGSSAGSR, from the coding sequence ATGACGGGGCCGAACGCGTGGACGGCCGGGGGCAGGCTCGGCCCGGTGCGCAGAACGGATGCGGCCGGCGTCGGGGCAGGCGCCAACGATCGGTGCCCGATCGCGGTGTTCGCGTCGGGGACGGGCAGCAATCTGGAGGCAATGCTGCGCCAGCAGTGCCACAACCCGCTGTGGCCGGCGCGGGTGGCGCTGGTGGTGTCGGACAAGCCGGGCTGCCGCGCCTGCGAGGTGGCGCGCCGGGCCGGGGTGCCGGTGTTCGCCGAGCGGGTGTCGGCGTACCCGGACAAGGCCGCCTTTGAGGCGGCGGTGCTGGCACAGCTACGCGCCCACGGGGTCGCCGGCATCGCATTGGCCGGGTATATGCGGATCGTCGGGCCGACTTTGCTCTCGGCGTATCCCCAGCGGATCGTCAACCTGCACCCGTCGTTGCTGCCGGCGTTTCCGGGCCGGCAGGCGGTGCGCGACGCCCTCGCGGCCGGAGTCCGCGAGACGGGGGTGACGGTGCACTACGTGGACGAGGGCATCGACACAGGGCCCATCATCGCCCAGTGGCGGGTGCCGGTGGACGAAGGCATGACGGAAGAGGCGCTGCTCGCGCGGGTGCACGCCGTGGAGCACGCGTTGTACCCGGCGGTGATGGGCGAGTTGGCGCGGATGTGGTCGATAGAGGACGCGGCCGGCGGCAGCTCGGCAGGCAGCAGATAG
- the purH gene encoding bifunctional phosphoribosylaminoimidazolecarboxamide formyltransferase/IMP cyclohydrolase — MAKWALVSVFDKRGVVAFCRQLVAAGYGILSTGGTAKHLRDNGIECTLVEDYTGFPEMMDGRVKTLHPKVHGGLLARRDDPDHRAAMAVHGIHEIDVVVVNLYPFEQTVARPETTFAEAVEMVDIGGPSMLRSAAKNHAFVLPVVDPDDYGWIGARLAAGEAITEPERRRLAAKVFAATSAYDAAIAGYLAQADGVVSEASEAVAGASRDGSADGTADETGAAWPEVYRIEYVHKQSLRYGENPHQGAHFYVERDPLPSTIAAAEQLQGKELSYNNIQDADAALQILRDLDDLGPAAVAVKHTNPCGVGLGGTVEEAFARAYESDPVSIFGGILAFNRPVTGPLAQRLTEMFLEIVIAPSFTEEALAAFKRKKNVRLLTVDFRAPLWRPGDKWFRRVSGGLLVQDVNLPPETEWRVVTRREPTAEDRRALEFAWRVVRHVKSNAIVIANAHGTLGVGAGQMNRVGAARIAIEQAGARVAGSVLASDAFFPMRDTVDTAAAAGVRAIIQPGGSIRDQESIDAADEHGIAMVFTGQRHFLH; from the coding sequence TTGGCCAAGTGGGCGTTGGTGAGCGTATTCGACAAGCGCGGCGTGGTGGCGTTCTGCCGGCAGCTGGTGGCAGCCGGCTACGGCATCCTGTCCACCGGCGGGACCGCCAAGCATTTGCGGGACAACGGGATCGAATGCACGCTGGTGGAAGATTACACAGGCTTCCCGGAGATGATGGACGGGCGCGTCAAAACCCTGCACCCAAAGGTGCACGGCGGGCTGCTCGCACGGCGGGACGATCCGGACCACCGGGCGGCGATGGCGGTGCACGGCATCCACGAGATCGACGTCGTGGTGGTGAACCTGTACCCGTTTGAGCAGACCGTCGCGCGGCCGGAGACGACGTTTGCCGAGGCGGTGGAGATGGTGGACATCGGCGGACCGTCGATGCTGCGTTCGGCGGCGAAGAACCACGCGTTCGTCCTGCCGGTGGTGGACCCGGACGATTACGGCTGGATCGGTGCCCGCTTGGCGGCGGGTGAGGCGATCACGGAGCCGGAGCGCCGGCGCCTGGCGGCCAAGGTGTTCGCGGCGACCTCTGCGTACGACGCGGCCATCGCGGGCTATCTGGCGCAGGCGGACGGTGTGGTTTCCGAGGCCTCCGAGGCGGTTGCGGGCGCGTCAAGGGATGGCTCGGCGGACGGTACCGCCGACGAGACCGGGGCGGCGTGGCCGGAGGTGTACCGGATCGAGTACGTGCACAAACAGAGCCTGCGCTACGGCGAGAATCCGCACCAGGGGGCGCACTTCTACGTCGAGCGCGATCCGCTGCCGAGCACCATCGCCGCGGCCGAGCAGCTGCAGGGCAAGGAGCTGTCGTACAACAACATTCAGGACGCGGACGCGGCGCTGCAAATCCTGCGCGATCTGGACGATCTCGGCCCGGCCGCCGTGGCGGTCAAGCACACCAACCCGTGCGGCGTGGGGCTGGGCGGCACAGTGGAGGAGGCGTTCGCCCGCGCGTACGAATCGGATCCGGTCTCCATCTTCGGCGGCATCCTGGCGTTCAACCGGCCGGTGACGGGGCCGCTGGCGCAGCGGTTGACGGAGATGTTTTTGGAGATCGTGATCGCCCCGTCGTTCACCGAGGAGGCCCTGGCGGCGTTCAAGCGAAAGAAGAACGTGCGGCTGTTGACGGTCGATTTCCGTGCGCCCCTGTGGCGGCCGGGCGACAAGTGGTTCCGGCGCGTCTCGGGGGGACTGCTGGTGCAGGATGTGAACCTCCCGCCGGAGACGGAGTGGCGCGTGGTGACGCGGCGCGAGCCGACGGCCGAGGACCGGCGGGCGCTGGAGTTCGCGTGGCGGGTGGTGCGGCACGTGAAGTCGAATGCCATCGTGATCGCCAATGCACACGGCACCCTCGGCGTGGGCGCGGGGCAGATGAACCGCGTCGGGGCGGCGCGGATCGCCATCGAGCAGGCGGGGGCGCGTGTGGCGGGCAGCGTGCTGGCCTCGGACGCCTTTTTCCCGATGCGAGACACGGTGGACACGGCTGCGGCGGCCGGGGTGCGAGCCATCATCCAGCCGGGGGGATCGATCCGCGATCAGGAGAGCATCGACGCGGCGGACGAGCACGGCATCGCGATGGTGTTCACGGGTCAACGCCATTTCCTGCACTGA